One genomic segment of Labrus bergylta chromosome 17, fLabBer1.1, whole genome shotgun sequence includes these proteins:
- the lhfpl2a gene encoding LHFPL tetraspan subfamily member 2a protein, with product MCHVIVTCRSMLWTLLSIVAAFGELIAFMSTDWLVGFPRTPDSVFGHHGATAAGEAYRPTLGIYGRCIKLPHMQRGILCGPYAIHFGEIASGFWQATSIFLAAGILLLCAVAFISVFTMCFQSIMKKSIFNVCGLLQGIAGLFLILGLMLYPAGWGSDKVQLYCGHDAAPYRAGLCSMGWAFYTAMGGTVLTFVCAVFSAQAEIATSSDKVQEEIEEGKSLICLL from the exons ATGTGCCATGTGATCGTCACCTGCCGCTCCATGCTGTGGACCCTGCTGAGCATCGTGGCGGCGTTCGGGGAGCTCATCGCCTTCATGAGCACCGACTGGCTGGTGGGATTCCCCCGCACGCCGGACTCCGTCTTCGGGCACCACGGGGCGACCGCGGCCGGCGAGGCCTACAGACCCACTTTAGGCATCTACGGGCGCTGTATAAAACTGCCCCACATGCAGCGCGGAATACTGTGTGGACCGTACGCCATTCACTTCGGGGAGATTGCCAGCGGGTTCTGGCAGGCGACTTCCATCTTCTTGGCGGCGGGGATCCTGCTGCTGTGCGCCGTGGCATTTATCTCAGTCTTCACCATGTGCTTCCAGAGCATCATGAAGAAGAGCATCTTCAACGTGTGTGGACTGCTGCAAGGGATCGCAG gtctGTTTCTCATCCTGGGTCTGATGCTGTACCCCGCCGGCTGGGGTTCAGATAAGGTCCAGCTGTACTGCGGCCATGACGCCGCTCCGTACCGGGCGGGGCTGTGCTCCATGGGCTGGGCCTTCTACACCGCCATGGGGGGCACCGTGCTCACCTTCGTGTGCGCCGTCTTCTCCGCGCAGGCCGAGATCGCCACGTCCAGCGACAAGGTTCAGGAGGAGATCGAGGAGGGGAAGAGCCTCATCTGCCTCCTCTGA